The following coding sequences are from one Alosa alosa isolate M-15738 ecotype Scorff River chromosome 13, AALO_Geno_1.1, whole genome shotgun sequence window:
- the LOC125305736 gene encoding C-X-C chemokine receptor type 5: AERNGTNWGLCSAEESWLQHYQTVLLLLVYALVFVLGVAGNGLMVVVLLRRRRSSLRITEIYLLHLGLADLLFLAALPFMAAKQAAGVFLCKMLNTVVSLNLLCSSLLLACISFDRYLAIVHAVPSMHNRRPRTVHLTCGLLWLLCFVLSFPEAVFTTVLDDPVYGPRCSYEGLEGGTWMLLSRTLMHLLGFFLPLAVMGYCYSAVVLTLCRRRRSLEKQGAVRLALLVTAVFCLCWLPYNLTKLLDLLVILGPLAHLNCDEALKQSLVLSESVGYVHCCLNPILYAFAGVRFRKELLQLLGRWRVCHDCLPAKCSSRVSSSEGVTTTTNVKTV; encoded by the coding sequence GCTGAGAGGAATGGGACTAACTGGGGTCTCTGTTCCGCGGAGGAGAGCTGGCTGCAGCACTACCAGAcggtgttgctgctgctggtgtaCGCTCTGGTATTCGTGCTGGGCGTGGCGGGGAATGGGCtcatggtggtggtgctgctgcggAGGCGCCGGAGCTCCCTGCGCATCACCGAGATCTACCTGCTGCACCTGGGCCTGGCCGACCTGCTGTTTCTCGCTGCCCTCCCCTTCATGGCGGCCAAGCAGGCGGCCGGCGTCTTCCTCTGCAAGATGCTGAACACGGTGGTCAGCCTCAACCTGCTGTGCAGCAGCCTGCTGCTGGCGTGCATCAGCTTCGACCGCTACCTGGCCATCGTGCACGCCGTGCCGAGCATGCACAACCGGCGGCCGCGCACCGTCCACCTCACCTGCGGGCTGTTGTGGCTCCTCTGCTTCGTCCTTTCCTTCCCCGAGGCCGTGTTCACCACCGTGTTGGACGACCCGGTCTACGGTCCGCGGTGCTCGTACGAGGGCCTGGAGGGCGGCACCTGGATGCTGCTGAGCCGCACGCTAATGCACCTCCTGGGCTTCTTCCTGCCGCTGGCCGTCATGGGCTACTGCTACTCGGCCGTGGTGCTGACGCTGTGCCGGCGCCGCCGAAGCCTGGAGAAGCAGGGCGCCGTGCGGCTGGCTCTGCTGGTCACTGCCGTCTTCTGCCTTTGCTGGCTGCCTTACAACCTCACCAAGCTGCTGGACCTGCTGGTCATCCTGGGCCCGCTGGCACACCTGAACTGTGACGAGGCGCTGAAGCAGAGCCTGGTGCTGAGCGAGAGTGTCGGCTACGTGCACTGCTGCCTGAACCCCATCCTGTATGCCTTCGCTGGCGTGCGCTTCCGCAAGGAGCTCCTGCAGCTGCTGGGCAGGTGGAGAGTGTGCCACGACTGCTTGCCTGCCAAGTGCAGCAGTCGGGTGTCTTCCTCCGAGGGAGTCACCACCACAACCAACGTCAAAACCGTCTGA